GTACGCAGGGTGACTTCCAGCACCTTCACTCCCCCCGCCACCAGGGCTTTCGCCATAGGGACGGCATGTTCAAGTTTGTTAACCACAATCACCGGTACCACAGGGCCGGTAGTCAGAATGTGTTCTGCGCTGGTCTTCCAGTTAGTCATTGTTTCTGCTTCTCCAAAGCGACGCGCGCGGCGTCAGGACAGGGTTACCTGAACTACCATACAGCATCAGCTTCCGCGCCGTCTATCAGCACAATTCATTTTTTAAAACTACGGTTCATTTTTCGGGGCTTCACCCTTAGCAGGGGAATGAGAGGCAATTCTGTGTGCGATGAAAAGTGGCAGTGAGGGGAAATAACTGACGGGCAGAACGCTGAGAGATAAAAAAACCCTGCAGAGAGCGCAGGGTTTATTCACCGTATACAGGCCAGTACAGGGCCTGTAATCATATGTTATTCGAACTCGTTCCAGGAACGGCCATCACGGGAAATCATGGCTACTGACGCCACTGGTCCCCATGTCCCGGCCTGATAAGGCTTGGGAGCGTCATTATCAGCGGCCCATGCTTCCATGATGGAGTCGACCCACTTCCAGGCTTCTTCCACTTCGTCACGGCGCACGAACAGCGCCTGAATACCCCGCATGGTCTCCAGCAGCAGACGCTCATAAGCATCGGCCAGATGTGACTGGTTAAAGGTCTCAGAGAAGCTCAGATCCAGTTTGGTGGTTTGCAGATTATGTTTGTGATCCAGACCCGGCACTTTATTCAGGATCTGAATATCCACACCCTCATCCGGTTGCAGACGGATAGTCAGCTTGTTCTGAGGCAGCTCCTGCCAGGAATCTTTAAACAGGTTCATTGCCGGGTTCTTGAAATAGACCACAACTTCTGAACATTTGCTTGGCAGACGTTTACCGGTACGGAGATAGAACGGCACGCCAGCCCAACGCCAGTCATCAATATCCACGCGAATAGAGACGAACGTTTCGGTGCTGCTGGATTTATTAGCGCCTTCCTCTTCCAGGTAGCCAGGCACTTTTTTACCCTGCACAAAACCTGAGGTGTACTGCCCGCGCACGGTTTTTTCACGTACGTTGGTATGGTCAATGCGGCGCAGTGAACGCAGCACTTTCACTTTTTCATCGCGAATGCGGTCAGCAGAGAGATCTGAAGGCGGTGACATTGCAATAAAGGTCAGAACCTGTAACAGGTGGTTCTGGATCATATCGCGCATCTGACCAGCCTGATCGAAATACCCCCAGCGACCTTCGATACCCACTTCCTCTGCCACGGTGATCTGCACATGGTCGATGGTGCGGTTATCCCAGTTGGAGGCAAACAGCGAGTTAGCAAAGCGCAGCGCCAGCAGGTTCAGAACTGTCTCTTTGCCGAGATAGTGGTCAATACGGAAAACCTGGTTCTCTTCAAAATACTCACCCACCTGATCGTTGATCTCACGGGAGGTAGCCAGAGAGGTCCCCAGCGGTTTCTCCATCACTACTCGTGCAGGCTGTGCATTAAGTTTGGCGGTCCCCAGACCTTTACAGATCGCACCGAAGGTACCCGGCGGCATGGCGAAATAGTTGATGGTGACGCGTTTTTTCTGATCCAGCATTTTACCCAGATTGGTAAAGTGGGCCACATCGTTAACATCAAGATTGCAGAAATCGAGTCGGCTGCTCAGCTTATCCCACAGCGCTTCATCGATTTTTTCCTTCATAAAGGTTTCCAGCGCTTCGCGCACTACCTTGGTGTAGGCTGCTTTATCCCAGTCCGCCCGACCCACCCCGATAATGCGGGACTCTTCATGGATCTGCCCGGCTTTTTCTAACTGGTACAGGGAAGGCAACAGTTTCCGGCGAGCTAAATCGCCTTTGGCACCGAATATCACCAGATCGCATGCCTGGGCCGTTTGTGTAACCGCCATTATATTCTCCTCGTTGCAGGATTAGCCTGACCGGATTAATCCGTAAGCAGTCAGGCTCTTATTGTAATTTTCTTTCAGTACAATGTACTGCTTTTGCCCGGTCCGCGTAAACCGGGCAGCGCTACACCAGCACAGAGTATGCAATTGTCTGAATCTTTACCGTCGAAGGAACGGACAGTTTGTGCGTAATTTTTCGACTTTTTTGTTACTGTATTTACATATTTGAAAATCAGACACAGTTCAAAGTCTGACAATAAAAGCCGGGGATCCGCGCTGTGCCCCTGCCCGCCGCCGTTTAGCGCATTGTATATTCTCTACAAATTGACATCGATTTCTCCTTTGATTGAAATCGTCACAATGTATGAGTGGATGCCATGATGAATATGCTGGAAAAAATTCAGGCTCACCTGGAGCACCTTAGCAAATCCGAACGAAAAGTGGCGGAGGTCATACTGGCTGCGCCTGGCTCCGCCATCCATGCCAGCATCGCCCTGCTGGCCCGTGAAGCAGAGGTCAGTGAACCTACCGTTAACCGCTTTTGCCACCGGCTGCAAACCCGTGGCTTCCCTGACTTTAAGCTGCAACTGGCACAAAGTCTGGCCAACGGCACCCCTTATGTCAGCCGGAATGTCGATGAAAATGACAGTGTCGAAGCTTACTCGGCAAAAATTTTCGAATCGGCGATGGCCGGGCTGGATCAGGTTCGCAACGCGCTGGATGCTACCGCGATCAACCGCGCGGTAGATCTGCTTACCCAGTCAAAAAAATCGCCTTCTTTGGTCTGGGTGCATCGGCGGCCGTGGCTCATGATGCAATGAATAAATTTTTTCGCTTCAATGTGCCGGTCATCTATTCCGATGATATTGTGATGCAGCGGATGTGTTGTATCAACAGCACAGAAGGCGATGTCGTGGTGCTGATTTCTCATACCGGACGCACTAAAAATTTAGTCGAACTGGCGCAGCTTGCACGGGAAAATGATGCCACGGTCCTGGCGATCACCTCTCCTGACTCGCCGCTGGCCCATGAAGCCACCCTGGCGCTGACGCTGGATGTCCCGGAAGATACCGACATCTATATGCCTATGGTTTCCAGGCTGGCGCAGCTGACATTGATTGATGTGCTGGCTACCGGCTTTACCCTGCGGCGCGGCGCCAAATTCCGGGATAATCTCAAACGGGTCAAGGCTGCGCTAAAAGAGTCCAGATTTGAAAAAGAAGATCCGCTGCTGGTGCTTTCGCGCCGCTAGCCGGATCTTGCAGGGTCGTGGAATCCGGCCCATCTCATGTAAAACAGAATGAACCTTTTCAGGGGTTGCTCCGGCAACGCCCCTTTCAAAGTCAACGGAGTCATACATGTCAAGACGTCTCAGAAGAACCAAGATTGTAACCACACTGGGGCCCGCTACCGATCGCGATAATAACCTTGAAAAAATCATCGCTGCGGGTGCCAATGTCGTTCGCCTGAACTTCTCCCACGGCACCGCCGAAGATCATCTTCTGCGTGCCAATAAAGTTCGTGAAATTGCGGCAAAGCTTGGTCGTCATGTCGCTATCCTCGGTGATCTTCAGGGTCCAAAAATTCGTGTTTCCACTTTCAAGGAAGGCAAAGTCTTTCTGAACGTGGGCGACCGCTTCCTGCTGGATGCCAGCATGGGTAAAGGCGAAGGCGATAAAGACAAAGTCGGCATTGATTACAAAGGCTTACCGGCTGACGTAGTGCCTGGTGATATCCTGCTCCTTGATGATGGTCGCGTGCAGTTGAAAGTGCTGGAAGTTCAGGGCATGAAGGTGTTCACCGAAGTGACCGTGGGTGGCCCACTTTCCAATAACAAGGGCATCAACAAACTGGGTGGCGGCCTCTCTGCAGAAGCACTGACCGAGAAAGACAAAGCGGATATTCTTACCGCGGCCAAAATTAACTGCGACTATCTGGCCGTCTCCTTCCCGCGCTGTGGTGAAGATCTCAACTACGCTCGTCGCCTCGCGCGGGATGCAGGCTGCGATGCCAAAATCGTCTCTAAAGTAGAGCGCGCAGAGGCGGTCGCCTCACAGGAAGCAATGGATGACATCATCCTGGCATCCGATGTGGTGATGGTGGCAAGGGGCGATCTGGGCGTGGAAATTGGCGACCCTGAACTGGTCGGCATCCAGAAAGCGCTGATCCGCCGTGCCCGTCAGCTCAACCGCTCTGTGATCACCGCTACCCAGATGATGGAGTCGATGATCACCAACCCTATGCCAACGCGTGCAGAAGTGATGGACGTGGCTAACGCCGTGCTGGATGGCACCGATGCCGTCATGCTGTCGGCCGAAACCGCTGCCGGTCAGTATCCTGCTGAAACCGTCACCGCGATGGCCAAAGTGTGCCTTGGCGCAGAGAAAATCCCCAGCATTAACGTCTCCAAACACCGTCTTGATGTGCAGTTCGACAACATCGAAGAGGCGATTGCGATGTCTGCCATGTACGCTGCCAACCATTTGCAGGGCGTAACGGCCATCATCACCATGACCGAATCTGGCCGTACCGCATTGATGACTTCACGTATCACTTCCGGCCTGCCGATTTTTGCCATGTCCCGTCATGAACGCACGCTGAACCTGACGGCGTTATACCGTGGCGTGACGCCGGTCTTCTTTGACAGCAACAATGATGGTGTGGCTGCGGCCCATGACGCTATCAATCTGCTGCGCGACAAAGGTTTCCTGGTCTCAGGCGACCTGGTCATTGTGACGCAGGGCGATGTGATGAGTACCACTGGAACCACTAATACCAGCCGCGTGCTGCGGGTGGAGTAACGTCCCCAGGTTATTGAGCCGCAAGGCTCAATAACTTTTTCTTATTCCTTCTCCCCGTTTTAAGCCCCCTGAAACCCTTTGCTCCCCGTCCGCCCCACTTTTGTGATCTATATCACACTTTCAACATTAACAACGCTTATAACAATGCTGTCACAATAATCCTATTGAATGATAATGATTACTATTTATAATCTCACTCTCAATAACAAATGGCGTTTAAACGCCACAAAACCACACAAACAGGAGTTTTTTTAGTTTAAACAGCTAAAACCACTGAATTGCTGTGTCATTGGGGGCCTTGTCGCCCCACGCAAAGGTTAACAACTCTGAACTGACGCCCCAGCGTCAGGCGGTCAACGTCGCCCTTTTTTCAGGGTGGCAGGGCTTACTACGTCTTTTTTTAAGGAATTGCTATGGTGTTACGTACTCAAACTCAGCCGGTCCCTCGCATGCACCTCACCACAGCGGCCGGGTCTCAGGATTACATTTTCAATGACCAGCAGCTGGCCGCATGGAATCAGCAGACTCAGGAAGTGCTGACGCTTCTGACGGGTACCATCAGCGCAGTTGAAAAACCGTTCAGCGGCATCCTTCCTCACGAACTGGCTCCGGACTTTAGCGCTGTTGATTTGAATTGCCCGCTGGGCAGCAATGAAGCCGCACTGGAAGAGCTTAAAGCGCTCTATTTACGCGATGCGGTCTGGTTCCATCACCCTAAATACGTGGCGCATCTTAACTGCCCGGTGGTGCTCCCTTCCCTGCTGGCGGAGCAGATTATGGCAGCGGTGAACAGCTCGGTTGATACCTGGGACCAGAGCGCAGGCGGCACCCTTATTGAACAAAAAGTCATTGACTGGACGCTGAGCCGTATCGGCCTGCCACAGCAGTCCGATGGCATTTTCACCAGTGGCGGTACCCAGTCTAACCTGATGGCTATGCTGCTGGCTCGCGACAGCTGGTGCGCTGCTCATCATCCAGGCCACCTGATCAAACAGCAGGGCCTGCCACACGATGCCAGCAAGTGGCGGGTATTCACCTCGAAACTCAGCCATTTCAGCATCCAGAAATCCATGGCGATCCTGGGGCTGGGCTATGACGCTGTGATCCCGGTGGACTATGACGACCATTACCGGATGGATGCGATGAAGCTGGAACAGGAGATCCAGCGCTGCCATGAACAGGGGCTGATTCCGATTGCGGTGGTTGCCACCAGCGGCACCACTGATTTCGGGAGTATCGACCCGTTGCAGGCGGTCTCTCAGCTTTGCAGGCATTACGGTTTATGGATGCATGTGGATGCCGCTTATGGCTGTGGCCTGCTGGTTTCCGCAGAGCATCGTCAGCGCCTCAAGGGCATTGAACAGGCCGATTCTGTCACCGTCGATTATCACAAATCTTTCTTCCAGACGGTGAGTTGTGGCGCCTTTTTCGTCCGTAACAAACAGCATCTCAGCCATGTTACGCACCATGCTGATTACCTCAACCCGCTCAGCGCACAGCAGGAAGGCACGCCTAACCTGGTGAACAAAAGCATCCAGACCACCCGTCGTTTCGATGCGCTGAAAATGTGGATGACGCTGCGCATTATGGGGCCAGCGGCTTTGGGTGAAGCTTTTGATACGCTGATCGATCTGACAGAAACTGCCCATAGCCTGCTCAGCGCCCATCCGGCAATCGAAGTGCTTCACGCGCCGGAACTGACCACGCAAATCTTCCGTTATGTCCCGCGTCCCGGCATGAGCGACGCCGCCGTTGATGAAATCAACGCCAACATACGTAAGGCTCTGTTCCGTTCCGGCAACGCGGTGATTGCAGGTACCAAAGTCGGTGGCCGACAGTACCTGAAATTCACGCTGCTGAATCCCACCACTACCACGGCCGATCTCGAAGACGTGCTCGCCCTGATCGTGCATTACGGTCGTGAGCAGATTCGTCATTCCGCCCTCAACGCTGCTAACCAGTAAGGAGCAGGCTATGTCTACAATCTATGATTTCGTTGGCATCGGTATCGGCCCCTTTAACCTGGGCCTGGCCTGCCTGAGCGAGCCGGTAGAAGGAGTGAACGGCGTCTTTCTAGACCAGAATCCTGGGTTCGACTGGCACACCGGCATGATGCTGGAAAGCGCCCATCTTCAGACGCCTTTTATGGCCGATCTGGTCACGCTTGCCGACCCCACCAGCCCCTACAGTCTGCTGAACTACATGAAGCAAAAAGGCAAACTCTACTCGTTTTATATCCGCGAAGATTTTTTCCTGATGCGCAAAGAGTATAACCAGTACTGCCAGTGGGCCGCCTCACAGCTGAGTAACCTGCGGTGGAATACTCGCGTGGAGTACGTCAGCTACGACGACAGCCAGCAGTGCTACCGTATACGCTCGGTGAACAGCCAGACCGGTGAGCCGCAGGAGTGGCTTGCCCGTCACCTGGTGCTGGGAACCGGCCCGGCCGCCTGGATGCCAGAGTGCAGCCGCCCTCATCGCCAGCGGTTCACCCACTCCAGTGAATATCTGGTTCATAAAGCTGAGCTGCAGAAGAAGAACTCCATCACCGTGCTGGGAAGTGGGCAGAGTGCGGCGGAGATCTATTACGATCTTCTGACAGATATCGACAGTCATGGCTACCAGCTGAACTGGGTCACCCGTGCGCCACGTTTTTACCCTCTGGAATATACCAAGCTGACGCTGGAGATGACGTCGCCTGAGTGGATTGATTACTTCCACGACCTGCCTCCCGCCAAGCGTGATGCTCTGAATGCACGTCATAAAAATTTGTACAAAGGCATCAACAGCAGCCTGATCAACGATATCTATGATCTGATGTATGTGAAGCAGCTGGATGGGAAGCTCAACGTCAATCTGTTTACCCATTCGGAGCTGAAAGATATGCGCTGGCTGCCGGAAGGCGAGTTTGAATTGTCACTCCATCAGCAGGAACAGGAGCGGGACTTTACGCGCCGGACTCAGGGCCTGGTAATGGCCACTGGCTATCACTACCGTCCGCCCATGTTCATTGAAGGCATCGCCTCACGGCTGCGCTGGGATGAAAAAGGCCGGTACGACGTACAGCGTAACTACAGTATTGACCATCACAATCAGGTCTTTGTGCAGAACGCCGAGCTTCATACCCACGGTTTCGTCACCCCCGATTTGGGAATGGCGTGCTACCGCAACTCTGTCTTGCTGCGTGAGCTGGCTGGCCGGGAAGTCTATCCGGTTGAACGTCAGATCGCTTTCCAGACCTTCCCGGCCCAATCGGAACTTTGATATGTCACAGATACCCTTCACGGCAACCCGCCCGGCGGGCCGCTTCTCCCTTCGTCCTTTTCGCGAAGAGGATGCCATTGAGATCCATAACTGGGTCACGCGTGATTATGCCCGCTTCTGGGGGATGCAGAACGACAGCCTGGAACAGGTGAAGACCTTCTACCTGAACCTTACGGCCAGCAATCCTGCCGCAGCGCTGACGGGCTGTTTAGATGACCAGCCGGTGTTTCTGATGGAGTTTTATCAGGCCAGCGAAGATGAGGTGGGTAAATTTTATCCGACTCAGCCCGGCGACTACGGAATGCACCTGCTGATAGCCCCGGCCAGCAGGCCGATTCCTCAGTTCAGCTGGCAGGTCTTCAGCGTGGTGATGGACTACATGTTCAGCCAGCCTGAAGTCAAACGCGTGGTGGTGGAGCCAGATGTCCGCAACGCCAAAATTCACCCGCTGAACAAGCGCGCAGGTTTCCGCTATCAGCACACCATAGATATGGGACATAAAACCGCATGGCTGGCGTTCTGCCAGCGTGACGATTATCAACAAGCTCTTCTGCAGGAAACCCTGACTATGACGAATGACACCCCTCTTCTTTCCGGCGCCCATCTTTCTGGTGACAACTGGGCGCAGGCTAATCGTATGCTGATCCGCAAAGCCATTGCTGAGTTTGCTCATGAAAAAATCATTGCCCCGGCGGAACTGAACGCGGGCCGCTTCTCGCTGCCTGTGCCGGGTGGCGAAGCGGACTATCAGTTCAAAGCCCGTCGCCTGGCGCTGGATCACTGGGAAATTGATGCCGCTTCGCTGATTAAGCAGGAGAATGGCCATCAGCTGTCGCTGGATGCGCTGCAATTTATCGTCGAATTCAATCAGCAAATCGGTATTCCGCCCGCCATGCTGGCAACCTACATGGAAGAGATCACCAGTACGCTGTGCAGCAGCGTGTTCAAACTGCAGAAGAACAATCCTGACAGCGCCGCGCTGGTTCATGCCGACTTCCAGACGGTGGAAGCTTCAATGACTGAAGGCCATCCCTGCTTTGTGGCGAACAATGGCCGCATTGGCTTTGATGCCCGCGACTACCTGGCCTATGCGCCGGAAGCGGCCACACCGATCTCCCTGGTCTGGGTTGCCGTGCATCTGCGCAACGCTCACTTCTCCAGCCTGAGCGATCTTGAGTATGAACAGCTGATGCGCGATGAACTGGGCCAGCCGGTGATTGATGGTTTCAACCGTCAGTTAACGGAGAAAAATCTCGCGCCTGACGACTATCTGTTTATGCCCGTGCACCCCTGGCAGTGGCAGAACAAATTACTCACCGTGTTTGCGCCGGATATTGCCAATCACGATATCGTTTATCTCGGCATGGGTGACGACCGCTATCAGGCTCAGCAGTCAATCCGGACTTTCTTTAACCGTAGCCAGCCCGGTAAACGCTATGTCAAAACTGCCCTGTCAGTGCTTAACATGGGCTTTATGCGCGGGCTGTCGCCTTACTATATGGCTACCACGCCGGCGATAAATGAGTGGCTGGAAGGCCTGGTGGCTAAGGATGCGTGGCTTCAGCGCTGTGATTTCCGCATTCTGCGTGAGGTGGCTGCCGTTGGATACCACAACCGCTATTACGAGAAGGCTATCAGCGGGGATTCGGCCTATAAAAAAATGTTTGCTGCGCTGTGGCGCGACAATCCGGTTGCCAGTTTGCAGGCTAACCAGCGTCTCATGACTATGGCCTCGTTCCTGCACGTCGATCAGCATCAGCACGCCCTGCTGCCTGCCCTGATTGCAGACTCCGGGCTGCCTGCTGAGCAATGGATCGGCCGCTATCTGACCTGTTACCTCAGCCCGCTGCTGCACTGTTTCTATCAGCACGACCTGGTCTTTATGCCACACGGTGAGAATCTCATCCTGCTGCTGGAAAACAATGTGCCGGTCAGCGCCTATATGAAAGATATCGGTGAAGAGATTGCGGTGATGAATCCGGATGCCGTGTTGCCAGAAAAAGTGCAGCGCCTGGCCGTTGACGTGCCGGAGGATCTCAAGCTGCTGTCGGTCTTTACTGACGTCTTTGACTGCATCTTCCGCTTTATCAGTGCGATCCTGGACGAATCCGGCACGCTGCCGGAAGAGAAATTCTGGCAGGCGGTAGCCAACTGTGTGAAAGAGTACCAGCAGGCACATCCGCAGCTGGCGGCGAAATTTGCCCGTTACGATATGTTCACCGCGGAGTTCACCCGCTCCTGCCTGAACCGCCTGCAGCTGGCGAATAATCAGCAGATGATCAATCTCAGCGATCCGGCGGAAAACCTTAAATTCGCCGGAACCCTGGTGAATCCGATTGCAGCCTTCCGGGAGAATTAATCGTCTGACGGGAAGCGGACCCAGATTCCTTTTCCACCAACGGGCAAGCTGGCGTTTAAAAAGCGCCAGATAATTCATCAAACCGGCACAAAACTGGTGTATGTTGGCGCGGTCGCTTCGGCGGCCGCGTCTTTTAATTTTTCTGCTGGAAGGAGCCAGAATGGCCTCATTTATTCCGGTGTCGAGCCTGACCCGCCGTCATCTGATTTTCCCCCTCTCTTTGGTACTTTTTGAATTTGCGACCTACATCGCACATGACATGATCCAGCCCGGCATGCTGCTGGTGACCAGTGAATTTCAGGTCGGCCCGGAATGGGTTTCCGCTTCCCTGACTGCTTACCTTGTCGGCGGCATTGTGCTGCAATGGCTGCTGGGGCCGCTCTCGGACAAGTTGGGAAGACGGCCAGTGATGCTGGCAGGCGTGGCCTTCTTTATGCTGACCTGCTTTGCAACCCACTGGGTGCAGAGTATCGAGCAGTTTATTCTGCTGCGGTTTTTACAGGGGATCAGCCTCTGCTTTATTGGCGCTGTGGGGTATGCCGCCATTCAGGAGGCATTTGATGAATCCCTGAGCGTGAAGATTATGGCGCTGATGGCTAACGTGGCGCTGCTGGCTCCCCTTGCCGGCCCTCTGGCAGGCGCGGCCTTTCTCTCTATTGGCGAGTGGCGCACCATGTTCTGGCTGTTTGGCGGCGTGACGGCGATTGCGCTGGTAGGCCTCTGGCGCACTATGCCGGAAACCTCCGGCGATCGTGACACCTCGCTTTCGCTGAAATCGCTGGGTAAAGGTTACTATTCGCTGTTGAAAGATCGCCAGGTGATGGCGGGCTCGCTGGCTATCGGCCTGGTCACTATCCCCTGCCTCGCCTGGGTTGCGCTCTCACCGGTGATCCTGATCCACGACGAGGGCTTATCCCGTCTGGACTATGCCCTGCTGCAACTGCCGGTCTTCGTGGCGATGATCGCCGGAAACCTGACGCTTGGTCGCCTGTCAGGCCGGTTGCCGATAGAGCAGCCCCTGAAGCTGGGTGCCTGGCCAATCATTGTCGGGCTGGCCCTGGCCGCGCTCTGTACCTCGATCAATTCGCACAGCTACCTCTGGCTGACCGCCGGACTAAGTTTGTATGGTTTTGGTACCGGGCTGGTGAATGCCGGGCTCTACCGTCTGACGCTGTTCTCCAGTTCAGCGGGCAAAGGCAGCGTGGCAGCCATGCTGGGGATGGTCAGTATAGTGGTCTTTGCTCTGGGGATTGAGCTGGCTAAAAGCGCCTACTTCAGCGGGGGGAGTTTCTGGTTCAGCGTGGCGAACCTGGCTTGTGGGCTGGTGTGGTTATGGCTGGTGCGGGGTTTCCTGCGTGAGCGTAAGCGTCGTACCGCGGTGAGTTCAGTGGAATAAAACCTACCCGTGCCGGAGAGCGATGTGATGCTCTACGGCACGGGCACTCATAATGCCTGGCAGCAAAAAACCTTTCCTGTGTTATTCACTGCCTTTCTTACTGCCTGAATCTTGCTGATTATTTTTTAGGGTAAATATCTTTGCGCTTGTAAGGCTCAATATCGCCCTCTTTCCGCGTCTTCAGAAGCTTCAGAATCCAGGTATACTGCTCCGGATTGGGGCGGACCAGTTCCTCCACCTCTTCGTTCATCCGGCGTGCCAGGGTAGAGTCGTCTGCCTCCAGCAAATCGTCCATGGGTTCACGCAGGTGAATATCCAGACGGTGCGTTTTACTGTTGTAAACCGGAAACAGCGGAACTACACGAGCGCGGCATACTTTCATCAGACGGCCAACAGCGGGCAGCGTGGCTTTATAGGTGCCAAAAAAATCTACAAATTCACTGTGTTCTGCACCGTGATCCTGATCCGGCAGATAATAGCCCCAGTAGCCCTGACGCACCGAACTGATAAAGGGCTTAATGCCGTCATCGCGGGCATGCATACGGCCACCAAAACGCCGACGAAGCGCATTCCAGACATAATCCATCAGCGGGTCGCTCTGATGGTTAAACATCGCGGCCATCTTCTGCCCTTCAAAGGCCAGCACCATCGCCGGGATATCCACAGCCCATCCATGCGGGACCAGGAGTATCACGTTCTGACCTTCAGCCCGAATGGCTTCGATTATCTCTCTGTTATGCCAGGTAATACGCTGACGGGTATGCTCCGGGCGCATCGCCAGCTCGGCCATCATCACCATTGACTGAGGTGCCGTAGCAAACATCTCATCAATGATTTTTTCCCGTTCGGCTTCCGACACTTCAGGCAGGCAGTAAAACAGATTTATTTGCGCGCGCCTTCTGGCACTTTTGGCATACTTGCCGACAAAACTCCCCAGCGAACCCAGCAGCGGATCGCGCAGGCGTGCAGGGACCCACGCCATTGCTGCGCAGGCTCCAATAGCCAGCCAGTTTCCCCAGAAACGCGGCAGCAGAAAGGATTTTTGAAAAGTAGGGATGAACTCATTGTTGCTTTTTTTGCTGTTTTCCATGCACTCGCCTCAGACAATAACCGGCTTATGATAGTGCTGACGGGCGATTTTGCAATGGCGATTCAATCCATTAACAAAATGAAAAAGCCGGCGGGAGACCCCGTCGGCTTTCTGATGCACGCCATTAACCTCTTATTTGAAGCGTAGCTGCGGCATCACTTCACGTACCTGAGCCAGATAAGCACTGCGATCTTTCCCGGTCAGGCCTTCCATCCG
This genomic window from Erwinia sp. E_sp_B01_1 contains:
- the zwf gene encoding glucose-6-phosphate dehydrogenase, with translation MAVTQTAQACDLVIFGAKGDLARRKLLPSLYQLEKAGQIHEESRIIGVGRADWDKAAYTKVVREALETFMKEKIDEALWDKLSSRLDFCNLDVNDVAHFTNLGKMLDQKKRVTINYFAMPPGTFGAICKGLGTAKLNAQPARVVMEKPLGTSLATSREINDQVGEYFEENQVFRIDHYLGKETVLNLLALRFANSLFASNWDNRTIDHVQITVAEEVGIEGRWGYFDQAGQMRDMIQNHLLQVLTFIAMSPPSDLSADRIRDEKVKVLRSLRRIDHTNVREKTVRGQYTSGFVQGKKVPGYLEEEGANKSSSTETFVSIRVDIDDWRWAGVPFYLRTGKRLPSKCSEVVVYFKNPAMNLFKDSWQELPQNKLTIRLQPDEGVDIQILNKVPGLDHKHNLQTTKLDLSFSETFNQSHLADAYERLLLETMRGIQALFVRRDEVEEAWKWVDSIMEAWAADNDAPKPYQAGTWGPVASVAMISRDGRSWNEFE
- the pyk gene encoding pyruvate kinase produces the protein MSRRLRRTKIVTTLGPATDRDNNLEKIIAAGANVVRLNFSHGTAEDHLLRANKVREIAAKLGRHVAILGDLQGPKIRVSTFKEGKVFLNVGDRFLLDASMGKGEGDKDKVGIDYKGLPADVVPGDILLLDDGRVQLKVLEVQGMKVFTEVTVGGPLSNNKGINKLGGGLSAEALTEKDKADILTAAKINCDYLAVSFPRCGEDLNYARRLARDAGCDAKIVSKVERAEAVASQEAMDDIILASDVVMVARGDLGVEIGDPELVGIQKALIRRARQLNRSVITATQMMESMITNPMPTRAEVMDVANAVLDGTDAVMLSAETAAGQYPAETVTAMAKVCLGAEKIPSINVSKHRLDVQFDNIEEAIAMSAMYAANHLQGVTAIITMTESGRTALMTSRITSGLPIFAMSRHERTLNLTALYRGVTPVFFDSNNDGVAAAHDAINLLRDKGFLVSGDLVIVTQGDVMSTTGTTNTSRVLRVE
- a CDS encoding aspartate aminotransferase family protein, producing MVLRTQTQPVPRMHLTTAAGSQDYIFNDQQLAAWNQQTQEVLTLLTGTISAVEKPFSGILPHELAPDFSAVDLNCPLGSNEAALEELKALYLRDAVWFHHPKYVAHLNCPVVLPSLLAEQIMAAVNSSVDTWDQSAGGTLIEQKVIDWTLSRIGLPQQSDGIFTSGGTQSNLMAMLLARDSWCAAHHPGHLIKQQGLPHDASKWRVFTSKLSHFSIQKSMAILGLGYDAVIPVDYDDHYRMDAMKLEQEIQRCHEQGLIPIAVVATSGTTDFGSIDPLQAVSQLCRHYGLWMHVDAAYGCGLLVSAEHRQRLKGIEQADSVTVDYHKSFFQTVSCGAFFVRNKQHLSHVTHHADYLNPLSAQQEGTPNLVNKSIQTTRRFDALKMWMTLRIMGPAALGEAFDTLIDLTETAHSLLSAHPAIEVLHAPELTTQIFRYVPRPGMSDAAVDEINANIRKALFRSGNAVIAGTKVGGRQYLKFTLLNPTTTTADLEDVLALIVHYGREQIRHSALNAANQ
- a CDS encoding lysine N(6)-hydroxylase/L-ornithine N(5)-oxygenase family protein — its product is MSTIYDFVGIGIGPFNLGLACLSEPVEGVNGVFLDQNPGFDWHTGMMLESAHLQTPFMADLVTLADPTSPYSLLNYMKQKGKLYSFYIREDFFLMRKEYNQYCQWAASQLSNLRWNTRVEYVSYDDSQQCYRIRSVNSQTGEPQEWLARHLVLGTGPAAWMPECSRPHRQRFTHSSEYLVHKAELQKKNSITVLGSGQSAAEIYYDLLTDIDSHGYQLNWVTRAPRFYPLEYTKLTLEMTSPEWIDYFHDLPPAKRDALNARHKNLYKGINSSLINDIYDLMYVKQLDGKLNVNLFTHSELKDMRWLPEGEFELSLHQQEQERDFTRRTQGLVMATGYHYRPPMFIEGIASRLRWDEKGRYDVQRNYSIDHHNQVFVQNAELHTHGFVTPDLGMACYRNSVLLRELAGREVYPVERQIAFQTFPAQSEL
- a CDS encoding GNAT family N-acetyltransferase, whose protein sequence is MSQIPFTATRPAGRFSLRPFREEDAIEIHNWVTRDYARFWGMQNDSLEQVKTFYLNLTASNPAAALTGCLDDQPVFLMEFYQASEDEVGKFYPTQPGDYGMHLLIAPASRPIPQFSWQVFSVVMDYMFSQPEVKRVVVEPDVRNAKIHPLNKRAGFRYQHTIDMGHKTAWLAFCQRDDYQQALLQETLTMTNDTPLLSGAHLSGDNWAQANRMLIRKAIAEFAHEKIIAPAELNAGRFSLPVPGGEADYQFKARRLALDHWEIDAASLIKQENGHQLSLDALQFIVEFNQQIGIPPAMLATYMEEITSTLCSSVFKLQKNNPDSAALVHADFQTVEASMTEGHPCFVANNGRIGFDARDYLAYAPEAATPISLVWVAVHLRNAHFSSLSDLEYEQLMRDELGQPVIDGFNRQLTEKNLAPDDYLFMPVHPWQWQNKLLTVFAPDIANHDIVYLGMGDDRYQAQQSIRTFFNRSQPGKRYVKTALSVLNMGFMRGLSPYYMATTPAINEWLEGLVAKDAWLQRCDFRILREVAAVGYHNRYYEKAISGDSAYKKMFAALWRDNPVASLQANQRLMTMASFLHVDQHQHALLPALIADSGLPAEQWIGRYLTCYLSPLLHCFYQHDLVFMPHGENLILLLENNVPVSAYMKDIGEEIAVMNPDAVLPEKVQRLAVDVPEDLKLLSVFTDVFDCIFRFISAILDESGTLPEEKFWQAVANCVKEYQQAHPQLAAKFARYDMFTAEFTRSCLNRLQLANNQQMINLSDPAENLKFAGTLVNPIAAFREN